In Caballeronia sp. Lep1P3, one DNA window encodes the following:
- a CDS encoding ABC transporter ATP-binding protein, translating into MSRTLVNVSDLRIVAQGDGGKETPIVENVSFSIARGEVLALIGESGSGKTTIALSLLGYARRGCRIAGGRVEVGGTDVLAASPSELRGLRGRRVAYVAQSASASFNPALRILDQVIEGVCVRRIMSRKAARAKAVALFRALALPSPESIGERYPHQVSGGQLQRLMAAMALMSDPEVVVFDEPTTALDVTTQIEVLRAFKRAIAQFQISAVYVSHDLAVVAQIADRVLVLRHGTVQEEGALGQIIGAPSHPYTQSLIAAAAPVPRLTQRDAEHACTRPALLEIDNLTAGYGERDRAGMPAVRVLDGVNLILRRGTTLGVIGESGSGKSTLAHVIAGLLAPAKGSIRFMGKPLAGLHADRDRDLYRRIQLVFQNADKVLNPSQDVGAILARPLKLFDRCASSEIPARVARLLDLVKLPASVARRRPGELSGGQKQRINLARALAAEPELIICDEVTSALDTVVGAAILDLLVELRRELDMSYLFISHDLSTVRTTCDDIAVLFKGQKVDACDRDALLSQPRHPYTEKLIGSVPEMRVDWLEETALRMKA; encoded by the coding sequence ATGAGCCGCACTCTCGTGAACGTGTCGGACCTGCGTATCGTCGCGCAGGGCGACGGCGGCAAGGAAACGCCCATCGTCGAGAACGTGAGCTTTTCGATCGCGCGAGGCGAAGTGCTTGCGCTGATCGGCGAATCCGGCTCGGGCAAGACGACCATCGCGCTCTCGTTGCTCGGCTACGCGCGGCGCGGTTGCCGCATCGCCGGCGGACGCGTCGAGGTCGGCGGCACCGATGTCCTCGCCGCGTCGCCGTCGGAACTGCGCGGCTTGCGCGGAAGACGCGTCGCCTATGTCGCGCAGAGCGCGTCGGCGTCGTTCAATCCGGCGCTGCGCATCCTCGATCAGGTGATCGAAGGCGTGTGCGTGCGCCGGATCATGAGCCGCAAGGCGGCGCGCGCCAAGGCCGTCGCGCTGTTTCGCGCGCTCGCGCTGCCGTCGCCGGAGAGCATCGGCGAGCGTTATCCGCATCAGGTGTCGGGCGGCCAGTTGCAGCGTCTGATGGCGGCGATGGCATTGATGTCCGATCCCGAAGTCGTCGTGTTCGACGAACCGACCACGGCCCTCGACGTGACGACGCAAATCGAAGTGCTGCGTGCGTTCAAGCGGGCGATCGCGCAGTTCCAGATCAGCGCGGTCTACGTGTCGCACGATCTAGCGGTCGTCGCGCAGATTGCCGATCGCGTGCTCGTCTTGCGTCATGGAACGGTTCAGGAGGAGGGCGCGCTCGGACAGATCATCGGCGCGCCGTCGCATCCCTATACGCAGAGCCTGATCGCGGCTGCCGCGCCCGTGCCGCGCCTCACGCAACGCGACGCCGAGCACGCCTGCACGCGGCCTGCCCTGCTCGAGATCGACAATCTCACCGCGGGTTACGGCGAACGCGATCGTGCGGGCATGCCGGCAGTGCGCGTGCTCGACGGCGTGAATCTGATCCTGCGGCGCGGTACGACGCTCGGCGTGATCGGCGAATCGGGATCGGGCAAGTCGACGCTGGCCCACGTGATCGCCGGATTGCTCGCGCCCGCGAAGGGCAGCATCCGCTTCATGGGCAAGCCGCTCGCGGGCCTGCATGCCGATCGCGACCGCGATCTTTACCGGCGCATCCAGTTGGTGTTCCAGAACGCGGACAAGGTGCTGAATCCGTCGCAGGACGTGGGCGCGATTCTCGCGCGGCCGCTGAAGCTGTTCGACCGATGCGCGTCGAGCGAGATTCCGGCGCGCGTCGCACGTCTGCTCGATCTCGTGAAGCTGCCGGCGTCCGTCGCGAGGCGCCGTCCGGGCGAATTGTCGGGCGGGCAAAAGCAGCGCATCAATTTGGCGCGCGCGCTCGCGGCCGAACCCGAATTGATCATCTGCGACGAGGTCACGTCCGCGCTCGATACCGTGGTGGGCGCGGCCATTCTCGATCTGCTCGTCGAACTGCGCCGCGAGCTGGACATGTCGTACCTGTTCATCAGCCACGACCTGTCGACGGTGCGCACGACTTGCGACGATATCGCCGTGCTCTTCAAGGGCCAAAAGGTCGATGCATGCGACCGCGATGCGTTGCTGAGCCAGCCGCGTCATCCCTATACGGAGAAGCTGATCGGATCGGTGCCGGAAATGCGCGTCGACTGGCTGGAGGAGACGGCGCTGCGCATGAAGGCTTGA